One Calditrichia bacterium DNA window includes the following coding sequences:
- a CDS encoding aminotransferase class I/II-fold pyridoxal phosphate-dependent enzyme has translation MRVSRLAQGVKTSPIITLAAEINERIARGEKFYNLTIGDFNSQIFPIPELLKAEITKAYQENQTNYPGAKGLPVLLEAVSELLKMKMDVQYDTNSLLIASGARPLIYAAYLATTDPGDKVIYPVPSWNNDHYTQLSTSIPVFFETSPEQNFMPDAEDLAPLVKDARMIMLCSPLNPTGTVMSKAKLESICDLVLAENHRRSGQRPLYVVFDSIYWQLTFGENKHYNAVQLRPAMREYSIFIDGISKSFAATGVRLGWGFGPVDVMAKMRSIVSHMGAWAPKPEQIGTGRFLKNHAAVDEYMTHICSEIQQRLHGFYNGFKSLKEKGFKVDAIEPQAAIYLTVQMDLKGAKTASGQVLESNAAVHRYILDEAKVGILPFSYFGTSEESNWYRLSVGTCKLEEVEEIMSNLETALGKLSF, from the coding sequence ATGAGAGTATCGCGGTTAGCGCAGGGCGTTAAAACTTCACCGATAATCACATTGGCAGCAGAAATCAATGAACGGATTGCCCGAGGCGAAAAATTCTATAATTTGACCATTGGTGATTTTAATTCACAAATTTTCCCGATTCCGGAATTGCTGAAAGCGGAAATTACCAAAGCCTATCAGGAAAACCAGACCAATTATCCCGGTGCCAAAGGATTGCCCGTGCTGTTGGAAGCCGTCAGCGAATTGTTGAAAATGAAAATGGATGTCCAATACGACACCAACAGTTTGTTGATTGCCAGTGGTGCCCGACCGCTGATTTATGCAGCCTATCTCGCGACTACCGATCCGGGAGACAAGGTTATTTATCCCGTGCCATCGTGGAATAACGACCATTACACTCAATTATCCACATCGATTCCGGTATTTTTTGAAACCTCACCGGAGCAAAATTTTATGCCCGACGCAGAAGATCTGGCGCCGCTGGTTAAAGATGCCCGGATGATCATGCTGTGCTCGCCGCTGAACCCCACCGGAACGGTAATGAGCAAGGCGAAACTGGAATCTATTTGCGATCTGGTGTTGGCGGAAAACCATCGCCGCAGCGGTCAGCGCCCGCTGTATGTCGTGTTCGACAGCATTTACTGGCAACTCACTTTTGGCGAAAATAAGCATTACAACGCAGTGCAACTGCGTCCTGCGATGCGCGAATATTCTATTTTTATCGACGGGATTTCCAAATCGTTTGCGGCTACCGGCGTGCGTTTGGGGTGGGGATTTGGTCCGGTGGATGTGATGGCTAAAATGCGATCCATCGTATCGCACATGGGCGCGTGGGCGCCAAAACCGGAGCAAATCGGTACGGGCAGATTCCTGAAAAATCATGCGGCGGTGGATGAATACATGACCCACATTTGCTCAGAAATCCAGCAACGCCTGCATGGTTTTTACAACGGATTTAAATCGTTGAAAGAAAAGGGGTTTAAGGTAGATGCCATCGAGCCGCAGGCAGCGATTTATCTTACCGTGCAAATGGATCTGAAAGGCGCCAAAACCGCAAGCGGACAAGTCCTGGAAAGCAACGCAGCCGTGCATCGCTATATTCTGGATGAGGCAAAAGTGGGTATTTTGCCGTTCTCATATTTTGGAACCTCGGAAGAATCCAACTGGTATCGCCTGTCTGTCGGAACCTGCAAACTGGAAGAGGTTGAGGAAATTATGAGCAATCTGGAAACGGCGCTGGGCAAATTATCGTTCTAA
- a CDS encoding carboxypeptidase regulatory-like domain-containing protein — translation MHLSIRFGTILALMYWLSSCISDAPRINPLDPAFTVNQKIRIQGKVTRFNTTTGIANAQISIGSGEVFTRSDANGNYTLEANLADGSYLLRCNAPGYAADSTQINLQAETAAQQNFLLNGLPELESISLTTRHLGSFIPPDAFFIDLLVTVDDVDGLSDIDLVWCEIPDLQFSDTLQIIQQSQQYFARLTTRQLDVSALEALQGTPFFVYVRDMQGDVTMSDARFISRIIDTAPVTTSPTGLTGQPVQFQWQAFAQPYSFIYRIEVYPNVNIALPPVATINSIPSDETTIQLSTTLTAGEYYWVLYAVDAFGNYSRSVQTALIIGSAPSTSPTNNGLIE, via the coding sequence ATGCACCTTTCGATTCGTTTTGGCACTATTTTGGCATTAATGTACTGGTTGAGCAGCTGTATATCGGATGCGCCGCGAATTAACCCACTTGATCCGGCGTTTACTGTAAACCAGAAAATACGGATTCAGGGAAAAGTGACCCGTTTTAACACAACAACCGGCATTGCCAACGCCCAAATTTCAATCGGCTCCGGCGAGGTTTTCACCAGAAGCGATGCGAATGGCAATTACACGCTGGAAGCGAATCTCGCGGATGGCAGCTATTTGCTCCGTTGCAACGCGCCCGGATATGCCGCCGATTCCACCCAAATAAATTTGCAGGCAGAAACCGCCGCCCAACAAAATTTTTTGCTGAACGGGCTGCCGGAGCTGGAATCCATTTCGCTGACCACCCGTCATCTGGGTTCATTTATTCCGCCGGATGCGTTTTTTATCGATCTTTTGGTTACAGTAGATGATGTGGATGGGTTGAGCGATATCGATCTGGTGTGGTGCGAAATTCCCGATCTGCAATTTTCGGATACCCTGCAAATTATCCAGCAAAGCCAGCAATATTTTGCGCGGCTCACCACCCGGCAACTGGATGTTTCTGCGCTGGAAGCGCTGCAGGGCACGCCGTTTTTTGTTTACGTACGGGATATGCAAGGGGATGTAACCATGTCCGATGCCCGGTTTATCAGCCGGATTATCGATACTGCACCCGTTACCACTTCCCCAACCGGATTGACCGGACAACCTGTTCAATTCCAATGGCAGGCATTTGCGCAACCGTATTCGTTTATTTACCGGATAGAGGTTTATCCAAACGTAAACATCGCATTACCGCCGGTTGCAACCATCAACTCTATCCCGTCGGATGAAACGACCATCCAGCTTTCAACAACGCTCACCGCCGGGGAATACTATTGGGTGCTTTACGCCGTCGATGCATTCGGGAACTACAGCCGCTCTGTTCAAACTGCGTTGATAATTGGCAGCGCACCATCGACATCACCCACAAACAATGGATTGATTGAATGA